In [Mycobacterium] stephanolepidis, the genomic window AAATGGGCACACTGACATTTCCAGGGGCCATCAAGGGACGCCGTCGCCGAACACGGCAAGGGCGCACCGTTCGCACACAATCGGGCTGAGATCTGTGCGTACGGTGCGCCCTCGCGCAGTGGGGTGGCTTATTTGGCCTTGTATTCGTAGAACCCGACGCCACTCTTCTTGCCCAGGCGCCCGGCCTCGACCATACGGAGCAGCAGCGGCGGGGCCGCATACAGCGGCTCCTTGTACTCGTCATACATCGAATCGGCGATGAGCTTGAGGGTATCCAGGCCCACCAGGTCCGAGAGGCGCAGCGGTCCCATCGGGTGCGAAAGACCCGCCACGACGGCCTTGTCGATGTCTTCGACTGTGGCAAAACCAGATTCGGCCATCCGGATGGCCGCCAACAGGTAGGGAACCAGCAGGAAGTTGACCACAAAGCCTGAGCGGTCGGCAGCACGGACAACCTGCTTACCCAGCACCTCGCTGGCGAAGGCCTCGGTGCGCGCGGCCGCCTCGGACGTGGTCACCAGCGTCGAGATGAGCTCGACGAGTGGCAGGACCGGTACCGGGTTGAAGAAGTGCAGACCCAGCACACGGCCCGGGTTCTTGGTCGCCGCGGCGATCTTCATGATCGGGATGCTGGAGGTGTTCGACGCGAGAACCGCATCGGGATCGGTGATCACCTCGTCGAGCTTGGCGAAGATCGAGGATTTGATGGACTCGTCCTCGATGACCGCCTCGATGACCAGCTGACGATCGGAGAAGTCGGCCAGGTCGGTGGTGAACTTCAGATTGGCGACGGCGGCATCGCGCTCGCGCTCGGTGATCTTCCCCGCAGAGACGCCGCGGTCCAGCGACTTGGTGATGCGGTCGCGACCGGCAGTCGTCAGCGCCTCGGTGGTCTCGAACACCAGGACGTCGACACCGGCACGTGCCGACACCTCGGCGATACCCGCGCCCATCTGTCCGGCGCCGATAACTCCTACGCGCGTGATTCCATCCGTCATCTTCGTACTACTCCCTGAACATCGTTGTTAGTTTTGACTTTCCAGCACACAGGCCCCGCCCAACGGGATACGTGGGCGGGGCCTGTGCTGTCAACTCAGTGGGTCACACCGAGAGTCTTGACGTGGGCGCATTGCCCGGCTAGAGCTCGGCTCTGCTTAGTGGAACTGACCCTCTTCGGTCGAGCCCTTCAGCGCCGCGGTCGAGGTGTTCGGGTCCACGGTGGTGGCGATCCGGTCGAAGTAACCGGCGCCGACCTCGCGCTGGTGCTTGGTGGCGGTGTAGCCACGAGCCTCGGCCGCGAACTCGCGCTCCTGCAGGTCGACGTAGGCGGTCATGCCCTCGCGGGCGTAGCCGTAAGCCAGGTCGAACATCGAGTAGTTCAGGGCGTGGAAGCCGGCCAGGGTGATGAACTGGAACTTGAAGCCCATGGCACCCAATTCCTTCTGGAACTTGGCGATGGTCGAGTCGTCCAGCGCCTGCTTCCAGTTGAAGGACGGGCTGCAGTTGTAGGACAGCAGCTGGTCCGGGAAGTCGGCCTTGACGGCCTCGGCGAACTTGCGGGCGACCTCGAGGTCCGGCACACCGGTCTCCATCCAGATGAGGTCGGCGTAGGGAGCGTAGGCCTTGGCACGCGCGATACAGGGCTCGATGCCCTTCTGCACGTTGTAGAAGCCCTCGGAGGTGCGCTCACCGGTGACGAACGGCTTGTCGCGCTCGTCCACATCGGAGGTGATGAGGGTGGCGGCCTCGGCGTCGGTACGGGCGATGACGACGGTCGGGGTGTTGGCGACGTCAGCGGCCAGGCGCGCGGAGGTGAGGGTGCGGATGTGCTGCTGGGTGGGGATCAGCACCTTGCCACCAAGGTGGCCGCACTTCTTCTCCGAGGCCAGCTGATCCTCCCAGTGGGTACCGGCGGCACCCGCGGCGATCATGGCCTTCTGCAGCTCGTAGACGTTCAGGGCGCCACCGAAACCGGCTTCACCGTCGGCGACGATCGGCACCAGCCAGTTGTCGACGCTGGTGTCACCCTCGACGCGGGCGATCTCGTCGGCACGCAGCAGGGCGTTGTTGATGCGGCGAACCACTGCCGGCACCGAGTTGGCCGGGTACAGGCTCTGGTCGGGGTAGGTGTGGCCGGAGAGGTTGGCGTCACCGGCAACCTGCCAACCCGACAGGTAGATGGCCTTGAGGCCGGCCCGGACCTGCTGCACGGCCATGTTGCCGGTCAGCGCGCCCAGCGCGTTGATGTACGAGTCGTCGTCCTTGGTGACGGCGTCCCACAGGATTTCCGCGCCACGGCGGGCCAGGGTGTTCTCTTCGACGACGCTGCCCTGCAGCTCTTCGACCTGGGCGGCGGTGTAGTCGCGGGTGATGCCCTTCCAGCGGGGGTTGGTGTCCCAGTCCTGCTGGATTTCGGCCGCGGTGCGCGGCTTGCCGACATTCGACATTGGTGCTCCTCTGTTACTTGCCCAGACGTTTGGCTGTCGCAGACAGATTGTTAACGCCCGGGCACGTTCACTGCGTTGACTGTTACGACGATGTCACAGACCATATGCGCAGGTCCACCCGTTCCCAATGCCAATTTTCGCTAGGTATTAACGGGCTTTTGCTAACCTTGCGAAGCGGCTAATCGTACGCCCGTACTGTTGCTACCGATCGGTAACCAACAATCCCCTGTTCAGAACGCTCGTACTGTTAAACCATTGACGCCGCGTCTAGTTATCGAGCGAATATCGACGCGAGAGCCTTCACATCGTCGCCAACGACATATGTGAGCGTTGTAACACCGCGACCGGGGACGCCGAGCTCGGTTCCGTCCTCGTAGACGTTGGTGATGATTTCGAGCTTGTCTCCCAGCGAAACCGCGGAGTCGTGCTCGAGGCTTACCCGATAGGGGCCCGACAGCAGCTCCGGATTCCGCGAGAGGTGATCCTCCACGATGCTCCAGTAAACGGAGTTATTCATGTGGTCGAACAGGTCCATATCGGTGAAGCGCACCGGGAAGTCTCGGATATCGGTCGCGGTCTCGCGATTACCCGGCTTGTTATAGGGCTTCCACCTCAACCGGTCCACCTCCGTGGTGGACGCGACCGTGGCAAGGAAGTCGTCTTCGATACGGGCCGGCCCCTGGGTCTCGCGGCTGATGTGAATCCAGAACGCCTCGGACTCGATAAGGCCGCCCGCTCTGCCATCCACCCGCACCCGCATTTGGCACCACCGATTAGAGGTGGCCGAACACCAGCGGCGCAGCCACAGCGCCTCCCTGAACTCAATCGGCCTGATCACGTCGATCATCGTGCGGCGGACTATCCAGTGCGGGTGGCTGTCCTCGGCCTCCACGCCGCGGAGGTGATCTTGGCCGATGTCCTGGATATGCCGAGCGGCTCCATCCAGCCGTAGACGCCCGCCGGAGTCGACGTCGGCGATGCGAACGGGCCAACGCCCCTCGTAGACGTGGGGATGCGCGTGCGGAACGGGCATCATGTCTTTGTCGAGGCCGGTGCTGGCTTCCACGCTCACGGTTCGGTCCTTTCGCGAGGTCACGCCGGCTCCCGGCACGACGGAGACTGCGTCAACCGCGCATTCTTCGCAATCCATGGTCCCACAATCGAAACCGGCCAAATATCGACGGCGTGTCACGGCCTCAAGACTCGTCCACGCAACGCGCGCTCCGCTGGGTCATACGATCATCCGGTGGTAGCCACGCGGCCGGAACGTGACAACCGGGGGGCCGAGTTCTTCTCGCAGCCGCCGGCCTGTTGTTCGTCATCGCCATCGGTGGACTCGCAATCACCGGACACACCCGGGTCCGATTCTCCTCGGATGAAGCGGCCGGCCCCTATCCGCTGTGGATGCCGCTGGCCTCAACCCTGATCGTGCTACTGCTCACGCGCCTGGTACCTCCGCATCTGTCGGCGATCGACCCGCTTGCCGACATCGCTCGTCGGCGCCTCATCCGCGAAGTATGGATATTGGTCGGAGCGGCCCTCGCGTTTCCCACCCTGGTCATCACGGCGACGGCCGCTGGGATACCGCGTGATGCCGTGTACAGCCCCATCAAGGTGCTGATGTTCCTCGTGATCCCCTTGTTGGCCTTTCGGATACTCCGCGGGGACGGCCCCAAGGCCCGGTGGTGCACCCGCCTGGACCGTACCCGCATGCTTGCGCCGATCGTTCCGGTCGTGGCGTGGATC contains:
- a CDS encoding CPBP family intramembrane glutamic endopeptidase: MFVIAIGGLAITGHTRVRFSSDEAAGPYPLWMPLASTLIVLLLTRLVPPHLSAIDPLADIARRRLIREVWILVGAALAFPTLVITATAAGIPRDAVYSPIKVLMFLVIPLLAFRILRGDGPKARWCTRLDRTRMLAPIVPVVAWIALARLGPLAPPAGSLSGLPDPVTVAAASLITLLTAGVLEEVFYRGFVQTRLESLVGRWPAIATASVLFAAMHIASHVHATTLAVDLATIVAVQGTFGVMQGYLWSRYRNIWAPITIHIAVNLIYLDMLID
- a CDS encoding acyl-[acyl-carrier-protein] thioesterase; its protein translation is MMPVPHAHPHVYEGRWPVRIADVDSGGRLRLDGAARHIQDIGQDHLRGVEAEDSHPHWIVRRTMIDVIRPIEFREALWLRRWCSATSNRWCQMRVRVDGRAGGLIESEAFWIHISRETQGPARIEDDFLATVASTTEVDRLRWKPYNKPGNRETATDIRDFPVRFTDMDLFDHMNNSVYWSIVEDHLSRNPELLSGPYRVSLEHDSAVSLGDKLEIITNVYEDGTELGVPGRGVTTLTYVVGDDVKALASIFAR
- the aceA gene encoding isocitrate lyase, whose protein sequence is MSNVGKPRTAAEIQQDWDTNPRWKGITRDYTAAQVEELQGSVVEENTLARRGAEILWDAVTKDDDSYINALGALTGNMAVQQVRAGLKAIYLSGWQVAGDANLSGHTYPDQSLYPANSVPAVVRRINNALLRADEIARVEGDTSVDNWLVPIVADGEAGFGGALNVYELQKAMIAAGAAGTHWEDQLASEKKCGHLGGKVLIPTQQHIRTLTSARLAADVANTPTVVIARTDAEAATLITSDVDERDKPFVTGERTSEGFYNVQKGIEPCIARAKAYAPYADLIWMETGVPDLEVARKFAEAVKADFPDQLLSYNCSPSFNWKQALDDSTIAKFQKELGAMGFKFQFITLAGFHALNYSMFDLAYGYAREGMTAYVDLQEREFAAEARGYTATKHQREVGAGYFDRIATTVDPNTSTAALKGSTEEGQFH
- a CDS encoding 3-hydroxybutyryl-CoA dehydrogenase, producing MTDGITRVGVIGAGQMGAGIAEVSARAGVDVLVFETTEALTTAGRDRITKSLDRGVSAGKITERERDAAVANLKFTTDLADFSDRQLVIEAVIEDESIKSSIFAKLDEVITDPDAVLASNTSSIPIMKIAAATKNPGRVLGLHFFNPVPVLPLVELISTLVTTSEAAARTEAFASEVLGKQVVRAADRSGFVVNFLLVPYLLAAIRMAESGFATVEDIDKAVVAGLSHPMGPLRLSDLVGLDTLKLIADSMYDEYKEPLYAAPPLLLRMVEAGRLGKKSGVGFYEYKAK